A stretch of Microbulbifer bruguierae DNA encodes these proteins:
- a CDS encoding DUF350 domain-containing protein, with amino-acid sequence MQSEFLTATLFNLGINLIYTVLAIFVGMVALLIIDKKLLKQVDIQQELKKGNIAVAIFASTILVFVAMIISFGLKG; translated from the coding sequence GTGCAATCCGAATTTCTGACCGCCACTCTGTTCAATCTCGGTATTAACCTTATCTACACAGTACTGGCCATATTTGTGGGCATGGTCGCGCTGCTGATTATCGATAAAAAATTGCTGAAACAAGTAGACATTCAGCAGGAACTCAAGAAGGGTAATATCGCTGTAGCGATATTTGCCTCCACCATTCTGGTGTTTGTCGCAATGATTATTTCCTTCGGTTTGAAAGGCTGA
- a CDS encoding transglutaminase domain-containing protein → MRLLFAGILLGMLMMLPELIQQRNASLRESELVGQLHFTDREGNTSEKPDNQRGTVLVTGSHSPLTEAMVQQAVGKRSDMESGYISIWNWQGLENVTASARGLDSLHHFANSYLVGFQPFETRELWIPLYTLAIRKEYQYDHLQYSGLADIWQTSRQSYYQKRGDCEDHAILLADWLINLGVDARVALGTHKGQGHAWVVAIVNNTEYLLEATSKRRQSGWQAMPLAALAESYDVEFQFNRNYFWAKTSSAPTRNYRGKHWIRKSQFIRG, encoded by the coding sequence ATGCGCCTGCTATTCGCCGGAATACTTCTGGGCATGCTGATGATGCTGCCGGAACTGATCCAGCAACGGAATGCCTCGCTACGCGAAAGCGAATTGGTGGGGCAACTACACTTTACAGACCGCGAGGGAAATACCTCGGAAAAGCCGGACAACCAGCGCGGAACGGTACTGGTGACCGGCAGCCACTCGCCCCTTACAGAAGCCATGGTGCAGCAGGCGGTGGGAAAGCGATCCGATATGGAAAGCGGCTACATTTCCATCTGGAACTGGCAGGGTCTGGAAAATGTTACGGCCTCGGCACGCGGACTCGATAGCCTGCATCATTTTGCCAATAGTTATCTGGTAGGTTTCCAGCCGTTTGAAACCCGGGAACTGTGGATTCCCCTTTATACCCTGGCAATCCGCAAGGAATACCAGTACGACCACTTACAATATTCCGGCCTCGCAGATATCTGGCAAACTTCCCGTCAGTCCTATTACCAGAAACGCGGCGACTGCGAAGACCACGCCATCCTGCTGGCAGACTGGCTCATCAATTTAGGCGTCGATGCGCGGGTAGCACTCGGCACTCATAAAGGCCAAGGCCACGCCTGGGTGGTGGCCATCGTGAACAACACCGAATATTTACTGGAAGCCACCAGCAAGCGCCGCCAGTCCGGCTGGCAAGCGATGCCCCTTGCGGCGCTCGCCGAAAGTTACGACGTTGAGTTCCAGTTCAACCGGAATTATTTCTGGGCCAAAACCAGCTCAGCCCCCACCCGTAATTACCGCGGCAAACACTGGATAAGAAAGTCACAGTTTATTCGCGGATAA
- a CDS encoding GGDEF domain-containing protein, protein MTALHYIYITMLLTSAMLCSIFLIAWITIERKLHTILWSILYGVSIVNMLMNATKDWMPNPEIYWMLVNATSLIVQGLAISGYRNRAGLNPLPRSILGYLLLVEVSIGYFTLVNHHMGLRVALTPLSSVVMSTLCIHALYHNSKFSRPAEKATAIIFAIYAATQITTAFFGLMQGAERDEYWLNLYSQVNFMAMPAAYSGIGLFTVLLIADDLSTRMRRLATTDQLTGLLNRRGFFEAAELYIQRNLRADNRVYLTITDIDYFKKINDRYGHIAGDIALRRISAVIADKLPQDSIAARMGGEEFTLLFRAPNLDIARKRLLQLKDAIETTTVSGKQWHFRMTASFGLVSVSQDPDAIDQAIAKADSLLYQAKALGRNCIVDEAAGATAEKNGSGAGMASRAAARQTQTKKAAFI, encoded by the coding sequence ATGACGGCACTGCATTACATTTACATTACCATGCTTTTAACCAGCGCCATGCTCTGCAGTATATTTTTGATTGCATGGATCACCATCGAACGCAAATTACACACCATCCTGTGGTCGATCCTTTACGGTGTATCCATTGTCAACATGCTGATGAATGCCACAAAAGACTGGATGCCCAATCCAGAAATATACTGGATGCTCGTCAACGCCACCTCACTAATTGTTCAGGGCCTTGCCATTTCCGGATATCGGAATCGCGCAGGTTTGAACCCGCTGCCCCGTTCAATACTGGGGTATCTCCTGTTGGTGGAAGTATCTATCGGATATTTCACCCTGGTGAATCACCATATGGGCTTACGCGTCGCCCTGACTCCGCTATCGAGCGTAGTTATGTCAACCCTATGTATCCACGCCCTGTACCACAACAGTAAATTTTCCCGTCCCGCGGAAAAAGCGACTGCGATCATATTTGCCATTTATGCGGCCACCCAAATAACCACCGCTTTTTTCGGGCTCATGCAAGGCGCGGAAAGAGATGAGTACTGGTTGAATCTCTATAGCCAGGTCAATTTTATGGCAATGCCCGCAGCCTACAGTGGAATAGGTTTATTTACAGTCCTCCTGATCGCGGATGACCTGTCAACGAGAATGCGGCGCCTCGCGACCACAGACCAGCTGACCGGTTTATTGAACCGCCGTGGCTTTTTTGAAGCTGCCGAGCTCTATATTCAACGTAATTTACGTGCAGACAATCGAGTCTACCTGACCATAACCGATATCGATTACTTCAAAAAAATTAATGACCGCTATGGCCATATCGCCGGAGATATAGCCCTCCGACGTATTTCAGCGGTAATTGCAGACAAACTTCCTCAGGACTCTATCGCCGCTCGTATGGGCGGGGAGGAGTTCACACTGCTATTCAGAGCGCCTAATCTGGATATTGCCCGGAAACGTCTTCTGCAATTGAAAGATGCAATCGAAACCACGACGGTCTCAGGAAAGCAATGGCACTTCCGCATGACGGCCAGTTTCGGATTGGTTAGTGTTTCACAGGATCCCGATGCGATTGATCAGGCAATTGCCAAAGCCGATAGTCTGCTTTATCAAGCCAAGGCGCTTGGACGCAATTGCATAGTCGATGAAGCGGCCGGCGCAACAGCTGAAAAAAATGGTTCAGGTGCCGGTATGGCATCCAGAGCCGCGGCCCGCCAAACTCAAACAAAAAAAGCCGCGTTCATTTAA
- a CDS encoding zinc-dependent metalloprotease → MFRRLILAVAVLLSITVQAETISGVTAGMDRQQGLFDFYWDKQQGRILLEINQFDRELLLLTGLAQGLGSNPVGLDRNQVGDSRLVKFERVGNKVLLHQVNLKYRALSDNPAERRAVSEAFATSVLWGSTVLAEEGDAVLVDFTPFVLSDQHGIAQQLKQRKQGSFSIDDSKSVVYLPRTKSFPQNTEFEAQLTFAGSEPGEYVREVVPTPGLVTLRQHISLVELPDDDYLPRDFHSNSGYFALKYYDYATAIDQPREQRRIYRHRLQKKPGSNEVVEPIVYYVDPGVPEPVRSALIEGASWWNQAFEAAGFENAFQVQLLPEGADPLDIRYNVINWAHRSTRGWSYGQVIEDPRTGEILKGSVTLGSLRVRQDFLIAQGLLQPYGDSEVGTEHIKAMALARIRQLSAHEVGHTLGLAHNFIASTEDRASVMDYPAPLVTLGDGELQLQEAYDTGIGEWDKLAIRYGYGIAEGDEASYLAAVIEDASKQQLRFITDADSRGVNNAHAGSHLWDNGADVLEEFSRMSELRRYALDNFSAAANRPGDARSSLDETLVPVYYGYRYQAEAVGKLIGGLDYQYLYNDAGPESYALVDADKQQQAIDALTETLKPEFLTLSEKILRLLPPKSYGYQRSNESFPAYTGVAFDGIAMAEAAAGHSYSILLDPERAARLQEQQVRRGMGPGFNTLLAQLTEQALARDEYQGLQAAIHQRVNHVYVHQLMLLASNNSAAESARARANFELVKFQHAIGEMRLFGDDPQGYNAHYFYEANRIAAFMNGDLKVEPGDIKPMPPGSPI, encoded by the coding sequence ATGTTCAGAAGGCTGATATTGGCCGTTGCGGTCCTGCTCAGTATTACCGTCCAGGCGGAAACCATAAGTGGCGTTACCGCAGGTATGGACAGACAGCAGGGGCTGTTTGATTTTTACTGGGACAAGCAACAGGGGCGGATACTGCTGGAGATAAACCAGTTTGATCGCGAGCTACTGCTGCTGACCGGGCTGGCCCAGGGACTGGGATCCAATCCGGTGGGGCTGGACCGCAACCAGGTGGGCGACAGCCGGCTGGTCAAGTTTGAACGGGTGGGTAACAAGGTGCTGCTGCATCAGGTCAACCTGAAGTATCGCGCGCTGTCTGACAACCCGGCGGAACGTCGCGCCGTCTCTGAAGCCTTCGCCACATCGGTGCTCTGGGGATCTACGGTGCTGGCGGAGGAAGGTGATGCCGTTTTGGTGGACTTCACCCCGTTTGTGTTGAGCGACCAGCACGGTATTGCCCAGCAGCTCAAGCAGCGCAAACAGGGTAGTTTCAGTATCGATGACAGCAAGTCGGTGGTCTACCTGCCGCGTACCAAGAGCTTTCCGCAGAATACCGAGTTTGAGGCGCAGCTGACATTCGCCGGCAGCGAGCCCGGGGAGTATGTCCGAGAGGTGGTGCCCACCCCGGGCCTGGTGACTCTGCGCCAGCATATTTCACTGGTGGAATTGCCGGATGACGACTATCTGCCGCGGGATTTCCACAGCAACAGCGGCTACTTCGCGCTGAAGTATTACGACTATGCCACCGCGATCGACCAGCCCAGGGAGCAGCGTCGGATCTACCGTCACCGCCTGCAGAAAAAGCCGGGCAGTAATGAGGTCGTGGAACCGATTGTGTATTACGTGGATCCCGGGGTGCCCGAGCCGGTGCGCAGCGCACTGATCGAAGGTGCCAGCTGGTGGAACCAGGCTTTTGAGGCGGCGGGATTTGAAAACGCGTTTCAGGTCCAACTACTGCCGGAAGGGGCTGATCCGCTGGATATTCGCTATAACGTGATCAATTGGGCACACCGCTCCACACGCGGGTGGTCCTACGGTCAGGTCATCGAAGATCCGCGCACCGGTGAGATCCTCAAGGGCAGTGTTACTCTTGGCTCCCTGCGGGTACGTCAGGATTTTCTGATCGCCCAGGGCCTGTTGCAGCCCTATGGCGACAGCGAGGTGGGCACCGAGCATATCAAGGCCATGGCACTGGCGCGTATTCGTCAGCTCTCCGCCCACGAAGTGGGGCACACCCTGGGACTCGCCCACAACTTTATTGCCAGCACCGAAGACCGCGCTTCGGTAATGGATTACCCGGCACCGCTGGTTACCCTGGGGGATGGCGAACTGCAATTGCAGGAGGCCTATGACACCGGCATCGGTGAGTGGGACAAGCTGGCGATCCGCTACGGCTACGGTATTGCCGAAGGCGATGAGGCAAGTTATCTGGCTGCGGTGATCGAAGATGCCAGCAAACAGCAGCTGCGTTTTATTACCGATGCGGATTCCCGCGGTGTAAACAACGCTCACGCCGGATCGCACCTGTGGGATAACGGCGCCGATGTGCTGGAAGAGTTTTCCCGTATGTCTGAGCTGCGCCGCTATGCACTGGATAATTTCAGTGCTGCGGCCAATCGTCCCGGTGATGCGCGCTCGTCACTGGATGAAACCCTGGTGCCGGTGTATTACGGTTATCGCTATCAGGCGGAAGCCGTGGGCAAGTTGATCGGCGGGCTGGATTACCAGTACCTGTATAACGACGCCGGCCCCGAGAGCTATGCCCTGGTGGATGCGGACAAACAGCAGCAGGCCATCGATGCGCTGACAGAGACCCTGAAGCCGGAATTCCTGACCTTGTCGGAAAAAATTCTGCGGCTGCTTCCGCCGAAATCCTACGGATACCAGCGCAGCAACGAGAGCTTTCCGGCCTATACCGGCGTTGCCTTCGATGGCATCGCCATGGCCGAGGCCGCCGCTGGCCACAGCTATTCCATCCTGCTTGATCCCGAGCGCGCCGCCCGCTTGCAGGAGCAACAGGTGCGTCGCGGCATGGGCCCCGGTTTCAATACTCTGCTGGCACAGCTCACCGAGCAGGCGCTGGCGCGGGATGAATATCAGGGTTTGCAGGCCGCTATCCACCAGCGGGTGAATCACGTGTACGTGCATCAGCTGATGCTGTTGGCGAGCAACAACAGTGCCGCGGAGTCCGCCCGCGCCCGCGCTAATTTCGAGCTGGTAAAATTCCAGCACGCCATCGGCGAAATGCGGCTTTTTGGCGACGACCCCCAGGGGTACAACGCCCACTATTTCTATGAGGCCAACCGCATTGCGGCGTTTATGAATGGCGACCTGAAAGTGGAACCCGGAGATATCAAACCGATGCCGCCGGGATCGCCGATCTGA
- a CDS encoding sulfite exporter TauE/SafE family protein, whose protein sequence is MSIEEISLFILLLCAAGLIAGITAGLFGNGGGFVVVPALLAVFPFLHSASDEMMRVAVGTSLASIVISSARSVQAHNKRGAVDFKVLRDWSIWIVLGVFAGLYVASFTESKSLVYVFATGVLLYSIYFLFPNLFDGLKGKLEMPTGIARAGLASFLGGFSSLLGIGGGTITVMTMVLCNRPAHQAVATASGIGFLIGLPGAIGFLIMGLGAPNLPMGSIGYINIPALIAISAFSIISAPIGARWAHSLNELHLKRLFGLYLIAVSAAMFAKA, encoded by the coding sequence ATGAGCATTGAAGAAATCTCGCTGTTTATTCTGTTGCTGTGTGCAGCTGGGCTGATTGCGGGAATAACCGCAGGATTGTTTGGCAACGGTGGCGGATTTGTTGTTGTGCCGGCGCTGCTGGCGGTATTCCCGTTTTTACACAGCGCATCGGACGAGATGATGCGTGTGGCCGTTGGCACCTCCCTGGCGTCTATCGTCATTTCCTCGGCGCGTTCGGTACAGGCCCATAACAAACGCGGGGCAGTGGACTTCAAGGTATTGCGGGACTGGTCGATCTGGATAGTACTGGGGGTTTTCGCCGGCCTATATGTCGCCTCCTTTACCGAGAGTAAAAGCCTGGTATACGTTTTTGCCACCGGTGTTCTGCTCTACTCCATCTATTTCCTGTTTCCCAATCTGTTTGACGGTCTCAAAGGCAAACTGGAAATGCCCACCGGTATTGCCCGGGCAGGGTTGGCAAGCTTCCTCGGTGGCTTTTCCTCCCTGCTGGGAATTGGCGGAGGCACCATCACAGTGATGACGATGGTGCTGTGTAACCGTCCCGCGCACCAAGCGGTGGCAACCGCATCCGGAATCGGCTTTCTGATCGGCCTGCCTGGCGCCATTGGCTTCCTGATCATGGGTCTGGGCGCACCAAATCTGCCCATGGGCTCCATCGGTTACATCAATATCCCTGCACTGATCGCGATTTCCGCCTTTTCGATCATCTCCGCGCCCATCGGTGCACGATGGGCCCACAGCCTGAACGAACTGCACCTCAAGCGTTTGTTTGGCCTGTACCTGATAGCGGTATCCGCGGCCATGTTCGCCAAGGCCTGA
- a CDS encoding pyridoxal phosphate-dependent aminotransferase, producing MHKSLSRRLFLQGATAAISAASMAGVAKVSAKEINRPVPLYGPPPGIAKLNANENPYGPSPAALKAMMEASQKGAYYVFDSVMRLKTMIAERHGLTPDHVTLGSGSSAGLAAAAIVAGRKGNILGPDLFWDTTSRVVEIQNLGEIKRLPKLESLAIDLDAMYAAIDDSISMVQVTNPNNPTGMLIDPIAMRNFCVKAAKKCTVLADEAYNELTDNSDANTVIPLIKEGHDIIVARTFSKIYGLAGMRVGYLIAQPEKIAEMERFGLGWYGLNQAGLAAAIASYEDHQFMDYCRNKVKEAREMVSAAVKENGLTALPSVTNFMFVNLGDLNAETFRAEMEKEGVLIRGIYRDYTNWSRVSMGYLEDVKQYTSALPKVLHRMS from the coding sequence ATGCATAAATCACTAAGCAGAAGGTTATTCCTACAGGGCGCCACCGCTGCCATTTCAGCGGCTTCGATGGCTGGCGTCGCCAAAGTTTCCGCCAAAGAAATCAACCGGCCAGTGCCACTCTACGGCCCGCCCCCCGGTATCGCGAAACTCAACGCCAACGAAAACCCCTACGGCCCCAGCCCTGCCGCGCTCAAAGCCATGATGGAAGCGAGCCAGAAGGGGGCTTACTACGTATTCGACAGCGTCATGCGCCTGAAAACCATGATCGCGGAGCGTCACGGCCTGACGCCGGATCACGTTACCCTCGGTTCCGGCTCCAGTGCGGGCCTGGCTGCAGCAGCGATCGTCGCCGGCCGCAAAGGAAATATTCTCGGACCGGACCTGTTCTGGGACACCACTTCCCGGGTCGTTGAAATTCAGAACCTCGGTGAGATCAAACGCCTGCCCAAGCTGGAGTCCCTGGCCATCGACCTTGACGCCATGTATGCCGCCATCGACGATTCCATTTCCATGGTTCAGGTGACCAACCCGAACAATCCCACCGGTATGCTGATTGACCCGATTGCGATGCGCAATTTCTGCGTGAAAGCCGCGAAAAAATGCACCGTACTGGCGGATGAAGCCTACAACGAACTGACCGACAACAGCGATGCCAATACGGTGATTCCGCTGATCAAGGAAGGTCACGATATTATCGTTGCCCGCACCTTCTCCAAAATCTATGGTCTCGCCGGTATGCGCGTGGGTTACCTGATCGCACAGCCGGAAAAAATCGCAGAAATGGAGCGCTTTGGACTCGGCTGGTACGGGCTGAACCAGGCCGGTCTCGCCGCTGCCATTGCCAGCTACGAAGATCACCAGTTTATGGACTACTGCCGCAACAAGGTAAAAGAGGCGCGGGAGATGGTCTCCGCCGCAGTGAAAGAAAACGGTCTGACCGCGCTGCCATCGGTGACCAATTTCATGTTCGTCAACCTGGGCGACCTGAATGCCGAAACCTTCCGCGCAGAAATGGAAAAAGAAGGGGTTCTGATCCGCGGTATCTATCGCGATTACACCAACTGGTCCCGCGTCAGCATGGGTTACCTGGAAGATGTTAAGCAGTACACTTCGGCGCTGCCCAAGGTTCTGCATCGCATGAGCTGA
- a CDS encoding TonB-dependent receptor plug domain-containing protein, whose amino-acid sequence MKRKSLSCAVIAIVAGSAVTPMQPILAEELEEVAVTGVRGKPRSVSDSPVPVDVFNSEALESVSYTDTNDVLKTLVPSYSLGRQPISDGGTFIRPAQLRGMPTDKTLVLVNSKRRHRAALVEIGGSGTQGPDIATIPSSALKSVEVLRDGAAAQYGSDAIAGVMNFILKDNAEGGSFGVRAGEYSEGDGFQTTAIGNIGMPLGSDGFLSISGEMSKSDFTSRGEQYCESYFCLDKNNPIYDSTAGYAAYTEDPDFMEATKNASLEGDVVQPWGQPNAESARMFFNAGYDLGGGKELYAFGNYSESESDGSFYYRFPGNGTIMDLREEDGSIYSPLEKFPGGFTPRFFGEITDYSLATGLKGEMNSGLVYDFSARYGLSEVDYTLKNTINPSMGPDSPTSFKPGSLANEEIQIQADFSKELMVGLNSPLVAAFGVSYMDESYELTGGDPDSYAAGPYATKDPWGFCDSGAATAAGQAVMDAGQDLDCADLSDPVYTVVGVGSNGFPGYSPEYSGSYSRDSYAVYGDLSTDLTDRLFVQGAVRFEDYSDFDSELVGKLAMQFDLTENIGLRSSIGTGFRAPTPGQQGTTNVSTRLPDGVPVATGLFPASSPVAQALGAKALKPETSTNFAFGFTADFDKLNLTVDFYRIDVDDRTYSISELPVSTDSGSGSAYENYLALVAAGVVGAESIGAVNYFTNAFDTRTEGVDVVATYPLEWADAGITNLTASLNYNKSEFTSDPSEYLNEEDQHDFENFDPKLRGAFTAMHAMGPLSLMARANWYGTSENFNGGLIQKYSSVVQVDLEGKYHFTESTSASLGGRNVFDEYPDKDKIGDYCCGAIYPPGSMVDWQGAFYYMSLNHNF is encoded by the coding sequence ATGAAACGTAAGTCTCTGAGTTGTGCAGTAATAGCAATCGTCGCCGGTAGCGCGGTAACACCCATGCAGCCGATACTGGCGGAAGAGCTCGAGGAGGTGGCGGTAACCGGCGTGCGCGGCAAGCCACGCTCTGTTTCCGACTCCCCGGTGCCAGTGGATGTGTTTAATAGCGAGGCGCTGGAATCAGTATCCTACACCGATACCAACGATGTACTGAAAACCCTGGTGCCATCTTATAGCCTGGGGCGGCAGCCAATCAGCGATGGCGGCACCTTTATCCGCCCTGCGCAATTGCGGGGCATGCCCACCGATAAAACGCTGGTCCTGGTAAACTCCAAGCGTCGTCACCGCGCGGCACTGGTGGAGATTGGTGGATCCGGTACCCAGGGCCCGGATATTGCCACCATCCCGAGTTCAGCGCTTAAATCGGTAGAAGTGCTGCGCGACGGTGCAGCGGCACAGTATGGTTCCGATGCCATCGCCGGGGTGATGAACTTTATTCTGAAGGATAATGCCGAGGGTGGATCCTTTGGTGTGCGCGCCGGGGAATACAGTGAGGGCGATGGCTTTCAGACTACCGCGATTGGCAATATTGGTATGCCCCTTGGAAGCGACGGCTTCCTGAGTATTTCCGGTGAGATGTCCAAGTCTGATTTCACTTCTCGCGGAGAGCAGTATTGCGAATCCTATTTCTGTCTCGACAAAAACAACCCGATCTACGATAGCACGGCCGGTTACGCGGCTTACACTGAAGACCCCGACTTCATGGAGGCGACGAAAAATGCCTCCCTGGAAGGGGATGTCGTGCAGCCCTGGGGTCAGCCGAATGCCGAATCTGCGCGCATGTTTTTTAATGCGGGCTACGATCTTGGCGGCGGCAAGGAACTGTATGCTTTTGGTAACTATTCGGAAAGCGAGTCCGATGGCAGCTTTTATTATCGCTTCCCGGGCAATGGCACCATCATGGATCTGCGCGAGGAGGATGGTTCTATTTACAGTCCTCTGGAGAAATTCCCTGGCGGTTTTACCCCGCGCTTTTTCGGTGAAATTACCGACTACTCTCTTGCGACCGGCCTGAAAGGCGAGATGAACTCGGGACTGGTATACGATTTCAGTGCCCGCTACGGCTTATCTGAAGTCGACTACACCCTGAAAAACACCATCAACCCTTCCATGGGCCCTGATAGTCCGACCTCCTTTAAACCCGGGAGTCTGGCGAACGAAGAAATCCAGATTCAGGCCGATTTTTCCAAAGAGCTGATGGTAGGCCTGAACAGCCCGCTGGTGGCTGCCTTTGGTGTCAGCTATATGGATGAATCCTACGAGCTCACCGGAGGTGACCCGGATTCCTACGCGGCTGGTCCTTATGCGACCAAGGATCCCTGGGGATTCTGTGATAGCGGTGCGGCTACCGCTGCCGGCCAGGCCGTGATGGATGCGGGGCAGGATCTGGACTGTGCGGATCTAAGCGACCCGGTATATACCGTAGTGGGGGTTGGCTCCAATGGGTTCCCCGGTTATTCACCGGAGTACAGCGGCAGCTACTCCCGTGACTCTTACGCGGTATACGGTGACCTGAGCACGGACCTCACTGATCGACTGTTTGTACAGGGCGCGGTGCGCTTCGAGGACTATTCGGACTTTGACTCCGAACTGGTGGGTAAGTTGGCCATGCAGTTTGACCTGACCGAAAATATCGGCCTGCGTTCTTCCATTGGTACCGGCTTCCGCGCACCGACCCCGGGGCAGCAGGGGACGACGAACGTGTCCACACGACTGCCGGACGGTGTACCGGTGGCGACCGGTCTGTTCCCCGCCAGTAGCCCCGTTGCCCAGGCACTGGGCGCAAAAGCACTCAAGCCGGAAACCTCGACCAACTTTGCCTTTGGTTTCACCGCGGATTTCGACAAGCTGAACCTCACCGTCGACTTCTATCGCATTGATGTGGACGACCGCACTTATTCAATTTCTGAACTGCCCGTCTCTACGGACAGTGGCAGTGGTTCTGCCTACGAAAACTACCTGGCGCTGGTAGCCGCCGGTGTCGTCGGCGCGGAATCTATTGGTGCTGTAAACTACTTTACCAATGCATTTGATACTCGCACCGAGGGTGTCGACGTCGTAGCGACCTATCCGCTGGAGTGGGCCGATGCGGGAATCACCAATCTCACCGCTTCTCTTAACTACAACAAATCGGAATTTACTTCCGACCCAAGTGAATATCTGAACGAAGAAGATCAGCACGATTTCGAAAATTTTGATCCGAAACTTCGTGGCGCATTTACAGCAATGCATGCAATGGGTCCGCTTTCACTGATGGCGCGAGCCAACTGGTATGGCACTTCAGAGAACTTCAATGGAGGCCTGATCCAGAAGTACAGCTCGGTGGTGCAGGTGGATCTGGAGGGTAAATATCACTTTACCGAATCCACGTCCGCCAGCCTGGGCGGCCGCAACGTGTTTGATGAGTATCCCGATAAGGACAAGATTGGCGATTACTGCTGTGGCGCCATCTATCCGCCCGGCTCTATGGTGGACTGGCAGGGCGCCTTCTACTACATGAGCCTGAATCACAATTTCTGA
- a CDS encoding DUF2884 family protein, whose translation MIRFGTLTAALIATTLAPIALATDINLHSKNGDHCAIELHQQVTVGPDFIETYDEAGNNLLLAYRAPDQLAVGDAGVILQPEQQELMRRYHAALHSAGREVNAISLEAMDVALSGVAIALAALAGPEDPDTQEFLQESLQLREKFIAHNSPNVYTLGGSWMGGTLEEHLEMELEPKIEALAKKSAGRIAWHAMKAVFTGGKSIETQAEAATEAAEKAIEKKADLLEARAERLCEQLHQLDTIEAQLHQVIPELDGLNLVTTK comes from the coding sequence ATGATTCGTTTTGGCACGCTCACCGCCGCCCTGATTGCCACCACACTGGCTCCGATTGCCCTGGCAACGGATATCAACCTGCATTCGAAAAACGGCGACCACTGCGCCATAGAGCTGCACCAACAGGTCACCGTTGGCCCTGATTTCATCGAGACTTACGACGAAGCCGGCAACAACCTGTTGCTCGCCTATCGCGCGCCGGATCAACTGGCAGTGGGAGACGCCGGTGTCATTCTTCAACCAGAACAACAGGAATTGATGCGGAGATACCACGCAGCGCTGCACAGCGCCGGACGTGAAGTGAATGCCATTTCACTGGAGGCGATGGATGTTGCCCTAAGTGGCGTCGCTATTGCGCTCGCCGCCCTGGCGGGGCCGGAAGATCCGGACACACAGGAGTTTCTGCAGGAATCCTTGCAATTGCGGGAAAAATTCATCGCCCACAATTCTCCCAACGTCTACACCCTGGGTGGTTCCTGGATGGGCGGCACACTGGAAGAACATCTGGAAATGGAGCTGGAACCAAAAATAGAGGCACTGGCAAAAAAATCCGCGGGAAGAATTGCCTGGCATGCAATGAAAGCGGTATTTACCGGCGGCAAGAGCATAGAAACACAGGCAGAAGCCGCAACCGAGGCAGCGGAAAAGGCCATAGAAAAGAAAGCAGACTTGCTGGAAGCCAGAGCGGAAAGACTGTGTGAACAGCTGCACCAGCTGGATACTATCGAGGCCCAATTACATCAGGTGATTCCGGAGCTCGACGGCCTGAACCTGGTGACAACAAAATAA
- a CDS encoding peroxiredoxin produces MRKLLLSFTFMLLAAPVLALQPGDEAPAFTLAASDGKSYSLSDFNGKQAVVIAWYPKAFTKGCTIECKSLAENGHLIRAYDVAYFMASTDEVEDNTKFAAEQKADFPLLSDPTGEVAKAYGVKMPVLNMAKRVTIYIGKDGKVLKVDSDIKPATSAEDMAKTLEELGIAKKS; encoded by the coding sequence ATGAGAAAATTACTGTTGTCGTTCACATTTATGCTATTGGCGGCGCCGGTTTTGGCCCTCCAGCCTGGGGATGAAGCGCCCGCATTTACACTCGCAGCCTCCGACGGCAAGAGCTACAGCCTGAGTGACTTTAACGGCAAGCAGGCCGTAGTCATTGCGTGGTATCCAAAGGCATTCACCAAGGGTTGTACCATTGAATGTAAATCCCTGGCGGAAAACGGCCATTTGATTCGTGCGTACGATGTTGCCTATTTTATGGCGAGCACCGATGAGGTGGAAGACAACACCAAGTTCGCAGCCGAACAGAAGGCGGACTTTCCGTTGCTCAGCGATCCTACCGGTGAGGTGGCCAAAGCCTACGGCGTAAAAATGCCGGTGCTGAATATGGCCAAACGGGTCACTATTTATATCGGTAAGGATGGCAAGGTGCTGAAAGTCGATAGCGACATCAAACCTGCCACCAGTGCGGAAGATATGGCAAAGACGCTGGAAGAACTCGGTATCGCCAAAAAGTCCTGA